AGACCAAACTCAGTAAACCAAGCTTTGATACCTGGCTCAAATCAACGAAAGCGACAGTTTTTAATGACTCTACTGTCGTTATTTGTGCGCCCAACAATTTTGCGCAGGAATGGCTCGAAAGCCGCTATACCAAGCTAATTGAGGGAACCATTTACGATTTCACAGGCAAACATGTGTCCGTGAAGTTCATTATTGAAACCGAGGAGCAGAAATCCCAGGCTTCCGCGACATTACCAACCGTTATCCCCCCCAAGGGACCAGCCATTGTTGCAGGTGAAGAGAATTTCACCAATATGATGAATGCCAGGTATACATTCGATACCTTCGTTATCGGATCCGGCAATCGATTTGCTCATGCAGCATCCCTAGCCGTAGCCGAAGCACCAGCCAAAGCGTATAATCCGCTTTTTCTATATGGTGGCGTTGGGTTAGGCAAGACCCACTTGATGCATGCCATCGGTCATTATGTCCTTGAGCATAATCCAGGCTCGCGTGTGTTATATATTTCATCCGAGAAATTCACGAATGAGTTTATTAATGCGGTTCGTGACAACCGCGGTGAAGGATTTCGTAATAAATACAGGACAATCGACGTTCTACTGATCGATGATATTCAATTCCTCGCCGGTAAAGAAGGTACACAGGAGGAGTTTTTCCATACATTCAACGCTCTTCATGAGGAAGGAAAGCAAATTATTATATCCAGTGATCGCCCACCCAAAGAAATCCCGACGTTAGAAGATCGCTTGCGCTCAAGGTTTGAATGGGGCTTGATTACGGACATTCAACCGCCCGATTTAGAGACACGTATTGCGATTTTACGCAAGAAAGCCAAGGCAGAGAATTTAGAAATCCCGAATGAAGCGATGATCTATATCGCGAATCAGATCGATACGAATATCCGGGAACTTGAGGGTGCGCTTATCCGTGTAGTCGCCTACTCATCCCTGATCAATCAAGATATTAGCGTTCATTTAACGGCCGAGGCATTGAAGGATATTATCCCATCCAATCGCCCAAGAGTAATCACGATACAGGATATTCAGCAGCGAGTTGGAGAATTCTATGGACTGAAGCTTGAGGATTTCAAAGCGCGCAAGCGAACAAAAGCCGTAGCCTTCCCAAGGCAGGTTGCGATGTACCTGGCGAGGGAGCTGACAGACTTCTCTTTACCGAAAATCGGCGATAATTTTGGTGGTCGGGACCATACGACCGTCATTCATGCCCATGATAAAATAACAGAGCAGCTGAAAGTAGATCAGGATTTATATAAGATCGTTCACAACCTAACGGAACGAATCAAAAACCCCTCTTAATAACTTCTAAATTCAGATAAGCCTATGCACAATCTATTCACATGTGGATAGGCTTGATTTATATAAGATTCATCCACATATCCACATATCCAGAGCCCCTACTGCTATTACTAATAAAGAATGTTATTATATAAAGAATATGCTGACGCAAATTAAAAAAGAACCACAGGAGTGAAATCATGAAATTAACGATCCTTAAAGACCATTTAATCGAATCCATTGGTCACGTTTCCAAAGCAATATCATCTCGTACAACCATCCCTATCCTTACAGGGATCAAAATAGATGCAACCTTAAGCGGTGTAACCCTTACAGCGAGTGATACCGATATCTCCATTCAAAGCTTTACCCCAAGCGAAAATGAAACCATTAAAATAATCCAATTATTTCAAGCGGGGAGCGTTGTTCTTCCAGCTAAATTTTTCATTGAGATCATTCGAAAGCTTCCAGCTCAACTCATTGAAATTGAAGTAAAAGCTAACTTTCAAACGATTATTCGTTCAGGTTCTTCAGAAATTCAAATTATGGGACTTGATCCAGACGAATATCCGCTGCTGCCAGAGATTGAAGAAAGCAAAATGCTGCGTCTTCCCAGTGATTTGCTGAAAACGATGATCAAACAAACGTCTTATGCAGTATCCACCAATGAATCTACGCCAATTCTTACAGGTGTTCTTTGGAATATAACCGGAGATAAATTGAAATTTATTGCTTGTGACCGGCACCGTCTCG
Above is a genomic segment from Paenibacillus sp. HWE-109 containing:
- the dnaA gene encoding chromosomal replication initiator protein DnaA; translated protein: MEGHSTDLWQQILTIIQTKLSKPSFDTWLKSTKATVFNDSTVVICAPNNFAQEWLESRYTKLIEGTIYDFTGKHVSVKFIIETEEQKSQASATLPTVIPPKGPAIVAGEENFTNMMNARYTFDTFVIGSGNRFAHAASLAVAEAPAKAYNPLFLYGGVGLGKTHLMHAIGHYVLEHNPGSRVLYISSEKFTNEFINAVRDNRGEGFRNKYRTIDVLLIDDIQFLAGKEGTQEEFFHTFNALHEEGKQIIISSDRPPKEIPTLEDRLRSRFEWGLITDIQPPDLETRIAILRKKAKAENLEIPNEAMIYIANQIDTNIRELEGALIRVVAYSSLINQDISVHLTAEALKDIIPSNRPRVITIQDIQQRVGEFYGLKLEDFKARKRTKAVAFPRQVAMYLARELTDFSLPKIGDNFGGRDHTTVIHAHDKITEQLKVDQDLYKIVHNLTERIKNPS